The following coding sequences lie in one Campylobacter concisus genomic window:
- a CDS encoding RelA/SpoT family protein, translating to MKENSLFLEQLIEQILPCKNVSEAITLLFSLCERSEKLDKAIDSCVTSHAGQYRKSGEPYAIHPILVASIVANMGGDESMVIAALLHDVVEDTEVTLSEVQAEFGDEVAKLVEGLTKIVAIRENKLASSSSNEKLASSALTFRKMLLISIEDVRVLVVKLCDRLHNMLTLDALKVEKQKRIAEETLMVYAPIAHRLGISSIKNILEDLSFKYAMPEEYAKIDSFLNKNKQQLSLKLNAFYEKVNQILLENGFIEGTFEIQKRIKHYYSIYLKMQRKGISIDEVLDLLAIRILVQKPLDCYLALGNLHINFNPLISRFKDYIALPKQNGYQTIHTTIFDNKSIFEAQVRTYDMHKTAEYGVAAHWKYKNGEGSLLNPKLDWLNDIGMQNNEAESNVEELYEYAKDSLYIEDIAVYSPKGEVFTLPRGATALDYAYEIHTEIGLYAKEAYINRVRMPLLTELKNGDIVRIVTGEEAKFRCSWINSVRTGKARATIRTYCKQKIKDINYKIAVDILKSVFGVSKDRILDWIEHENLGKKVFRAATESEFLQEVVNMLKKYIKKERPFMISLGDKYQVKKQKFENIVIYSNHKISNVEFDYCCNPKRGDSIVGFKNGHNVTVHHKLCERAGKLMDKGNEIIFVKWTRNAPHRYKILLNLENRKGALAEFLTYLARLDVNLATISLNEANDLSGDTFEISVEIAENIDANELKEKIKDRYKIIDFVSQSDPYHN from the coding sequence TTGAAGGAAAATAGTCTTTTTTTAGAGCAGCTAATAGAACAAATTTTACCTTGTAAAAATGTTTCAGAAGCTATAACGCTGCTCTTTTCTCTTTGTGAACGAAGCGAGAAATTAGATAAAGCTATAGATAGCTGTGTCACATCTCATGCTGGTCAATATCGCAAAAGTGGCGAGCCATACGCAATCCATCCTATCTTAGTAGCATCAATAGTAGCAAATATGGGTGGAGATGAGAGCATGGTCATAGCTGCACTACTTCACGATGTAGTTGAAGATACTGAAGTTACGCTTAGTGAAGTCCAGGCTGAATTTGGCGATGAAGTGGCAAAGCTGGTTGAGGGGCTTACAAAGATAGTTGCTATAAGAGAAAACAAGCTTGCAAGCTCAAGTAGTAACGAAAAACTAGCAAGTTCGGCGCTAACTTTTAGAAAAATGCTTTTAATCTCCATTGAGGATGTTAGAGTTCTTGTGGTTAAGCTTTGTGACAGGCTTCATAATATGCTAACCCTTGATGCATTAAAAGTAGAAAAACAAAAACGAATTGCTGAAGAGACGCTTATGGTCTATGCTCCGATCGCTCATAGGCTTGGAATTTCATCGATTAAAAATATACTTGAAGATCTAAGCTTTAAATATGCGATGCCAGAAGAATACGCCAAGATCGATAGCTTTTTAAATAAAAATAAGCAGCAGCTTAGCCTTAAACTAAATGCTTTTTACGAAAAAGTAAATCAAATTTTACTTGAAAATGGCTTTATTGAGGGTACTTTTGAGATTCAAAAACGTATAAAGCATTACTATTCTATTTATTTAAAAATGCAAAGAAAAGGTATTTCGATTGATGAGGTGCTTGATTTGCTAGCTATTAGAATTCTTGTGCAAAAACCGCTTGATTGCTATCTTGCGCTTGGGAATTTGCATATAAATTTTAATCCTCTTATTTCGAGATTTAAGGATTATATTGCACTTCCAAAGCAAAATGGCTATCAAACGATACATACAACTATTTTTGATAATAAGAGTATTTTTGAGGCACAAGTTCGTACTTACGATATGCACAAAACCGCTGAATACGGTGTTGCAGCTCATTGGAAGTACAAAAATGGTGAGGGCAGTTTACTTAATCCAAAACTTGACTGGCTAAACGACATTGGTATGCAAAACAATGAAGCTGAAAGTAACGTCGAAGAGCTTTATGAATATGCAAAAGATAGTCTTTATATAGAAGATATTGCGGTCTATTCGCCAAAAGGTGAGGTTTTTACACTTCCGCGCGGGGCTACTGCACTTGATTATGCTTATGAGATTCACACAGAGATCGGACTTTACGCAAAAGAAGCTTATATAAATCGCGTCAGGATGCCACTTTTAACAGAGCTAAAAAATGGCGATATTGTAAGGATCGTAACTGGTGAAGAGGCAAAATTTCGCTGTTCGTGGATAAATAGCGTTCGAACTGGTAAAGCAAGGGCTACGATAAGGACATACTGCAAGCAAAAGATAAAAGATATAAATTATAAAATTGCAGTTGATATTTTAAAGTCGGTTTTTGGCGTTTCGAAAGATAGAATTTTAGACTGGATAGAGCATGAAAATTTAGGCAAAAAAGTTTTTCGTGCTGCAACTGAAAGCGAATTTTTGCAAGAGGTCGTAAATATGCTTAAAAAGTATATAAAAAAAGAGCGTCCTTTTATGATCTCTTTGGGCGATAAATATCAGGTTAAAAAGCAAAAATTTGAAAATATCGTAATCTATTCAAATCATAAAATTTCAAATGTCGAGTTTGACTATTGTTGTAACCCAAAAAGAGGCGATAGTATAGTTGGCTTTAAAAATGGGCACAATGTGACAGTGCATCACAAACTTTGTGAGCGTGCTGGAAAGCTTATGGATAAGGGCAATGAGATCATCTTTGTCAAATGGACCAGAAATGCTCCACATAGATATAAAATTTTATTAAATCTTGAGAACCGAAAAGGCGCGTTGGCTGAATTTTTAACATATCTTGCTAGACTGGATGTAAATTTGGCTACAATCTCGCTAAACGAAGCAAATGACCTTAGCGGTGATACATTTGAAATAAGTGTTGAGATAGCCGAAAATATCGATGCAAACGAGCTAAAAGAGAAGATTAAAGATAGATATAAGATTATAGATTTCGTTTCGCAAAGCGATCCATACCATAACTAG
- a CDS encoding murein hydrolase activator EnvC family protein: MRKGIFTFLLAFSLAFASNTKEKIKDSKNSLRSSQAMSEQLSKKLDDLAGDIVNGEKKLRGISGDITNLKGQISVLETNASKALLELDDLTKQNKELERTQKELEQNMIRIIAEDLSFDLLMSATEDKQSEESIISSQILTKLNAIAKEDFKRLSQNYEDTIEKIKNKSNKISEINSSIKNYRRKQSDLQNLESTQKNTINGLKRDKEIYSKKLAKLQAQQDELRKTLEQLAIMQKQEDEAARAAREKQEKATVSKGGKKGEKSQPMGGGYQTSSVKKYSGAKTIAPLDSYTVKQKFGNYVDPIYNIKIFNESVTLRSTTPDAKVKSVLNGKVVFAKATPMLENVVIIENENGIHTIYAHLSQIAPTVKVGSVVQKGYVIGRVRNDLTFEVTQRNYHIDPLEMISK, encoded by the coding sequence ATGAGAAAAGGAATTTTTACATTTTTGCTAGCTTTTAGCTTAGCTTTTGCGTCAAATACCAAAGAGAAGATCAAAGACTCCAAAAACTCGCTAAGATCGAGTCAAGCGATGAGCGAGCAGCTTAGTAAAAAGTTAGATGATTTGGCTGGTGATATCGTAAATGGCGAGAAAAAACTTCGCGGTATAAGTGGCGATATCACAAATTTAAAGGGTCAAATTTCAGTCCTTGAAACAAATGCTTCAAAGGCACTTCTTGAGCTTGATGATCTAACTAAGCAAAACAAAGAGCTAGAGCGCACACAAAAAGAGCTTGAGCAAAATATGATAAGGATCATCGCAGAAGATTTGTCGTTTGATCTTTTGATGTCTGCAACTGAGGACAAGCAAAGCGAGGAGAGCATCATCTCATCTCAAATTTTAACTAAGCTAAATGCTATTGCAAAAGAGGATTTTAAAAGACTTAGCCAGAACTATGAAGATACGATCGAAAAGATAAAAAATAAATCAAACAAAATAAGCGAGATAAACTCAAGCATCAAAAACTATAGACGCAAGCAAAGTGACTTGCAAAATTTAGAAAGTACACAAAAAAATACTATAAACGGACTAAAACGAGATAAAGAAATTTACAGCAAAAAGCTAGCCAAGCTTCAAGCCCAGCAGGATGAGCTAAGAAAGACGCTAGAGCAGCTCGCTATCATGCAAAAACAAGAGGATGAAGCCGCACGTGCTGCTAGAGAAAAACAAGAAAAAGCAACTGTAAGCAAAGGCGGTAAAAAAGGTGAGAAGAGTCAGCCAATGGGTGGAGGCTATCAAACAAGCTCAGTCAAAAAATATTCAGGTGCAAAGACAATCGCTCCTCTTGATAGCTACACCGTAAAGCAAAAATTTGGAAATTACGTCGATCCAATATATAACATCAAAATTTTTAACGAGTCAGTCACGCTTCGCTCAACCACGCCAGATGCCAAGGTCAAAAGCGTACTAAATGGCAAAGTGGTCTTTGCAAAAGCAACTCCGATGCTTGAAAATGTAGTCATCATCGAAAACGAAAATGGCATCCATACGATCTACGCTCACCTAAGTCAGATCGCACCGACTGTAAAAGTCGGCTCAGTCGTGCAAAAAGGCTATGTTATAGGCCGAGTTAGAAACGATCTAACCTTTGAAGTGACGCAAAGAAACTACCATATTGATCCACTTGAGATGATCTCAAAATAG
- the pyrH gene encoding UMP kinase, whose protein sequence is MSKRKRVLVKFSGEALAGENGFGIDTAVLKFIANEIKELVENGIEVGIVIGGGNIIRGVSAAKDGIIKRTSGDHMGMLATVINSIAMREALERSGLEVRVQSAIKMEAICETFIVGRAQRHLEKGRVVIFAAGTGNPFFTTDTAATLRAIEIGSDMIIKATKVDGVYDKDPKKFKDAKLLKSLNYEKAMSDDIKVMDDTAIALAKDNSLPILVCNMFKAGNLLKIINEEEAALYSVVK, encoded by the coding sequence ATGAGTAAAAGAAAACGCGTATTGGTTAAATTTTCAGGCGAAGCTTTAGCGGGAGAAAATGGTTTTGGTATAGATACGGCGGTGCTTAAATTTATAGCAAATGAGATAAAAGAGCTTGTCGAAAATGGTATCGAGGTTGGTATCGTGATAGGTGGTGGTAATATTATACGTGGTGTGAGTGCTGCAAAAGATGGCATCATCAAACGAACGAGCGGCGATCATATGGGCATGCTAGCAACTGTTATAAATTCGATCGCAATGCGTGAAGCTTTAGAACGAAGTGGGCTAGAGGTAAGAGTGCAAAGCGCGATCAAAATGGAAGCGATCTGTGAGACTTTCATCGTGGGACGTGCACAGCGCCATTTGGAAAAAGGCAGAGTCGTTATATTTGCTGCAGGTACTGGCAATCCATTCTTTACAACTGATACAGCAGCCACATTAAGAGCTATTGAAATTGGCTCAGATATGATCATAAAAGCTACAAAGGTTGATGGCGTTTATGATAAAGACCCGAAAAAATTCAAAGATGCAAAACTTTTAAAATCACTAAACTACGAAAAGGCAATGAGCGATGATATCAAGGTTATGGACGATACTGCCATAGCTTTAGCAAAAGATAACTCACTGCCGATCTTAGTTTGTAATATGTTTAAGGCTGGAAATTTATTAAAAATAATAAATGAAGAAGAAGCAGCCCTATACTCAGTAGTAAAATAA
- a CDS encoding N-acetylmuramoyl-L-alanine amidase family protein, giving the protein MKRAIILFFIVCNFLFAATNSEIFAKFDKNFASSSRSAKIKFHNDIKDIYVDAIIKNDKNIKKQALTRLITSSKSLGFDSGGYIKDLNALNGVKSASTPSTTTLTLLSATKVNDTLVLKFNTKIDTAKLKTSFLKQQNTYKNIMDIDGRLNGNPLTYKNFISDYIHISQYDKNTVRVIFSDKVQKTIKANATGDLLVISAQNFISNENVKAPLHKTKNKNEEVPHKEPEPNLKPQPAQSEPVTAPLPPVATGKFSRNKTIVIDPGHGGTDPGAVNGKLQEKTAVLGVAKKLGDILKARGYKVFFTRSTDVFINLRTRTKFANDKMADLFVSIHANAAPNATKAKSMHGIETFFLSPARSERSKNAAALENKSDIEEMNYFSQQTFLNVLNREKIIASNKLGIDIQKEILASARKVYAASDGSVREAPFWVLVGALMPAVLVEIGYITHPVEGEKLFNDAYQNALANGIANGIDGYFAKNR; this is encoded by the coding sequence ATGAAACGAGCGATAATTCTCTTTTTTATTGTTTGTAATTTTCTTTTTGCTGCGACAAATTCAGAGATATTTGCAAAATTTGATAAAAATTTTGCCAGCTCAAGCAGAAGTGCAAAGATTAAATTTCACAACGATATAAAAGATATCTATGTCGACGCGATCATAAAAAATGACAAAAATATAAAAAAACAAGCACTCACAAGGCTTATAACCAGCTCAAAATCGCTTGGTTTTGATTCAGGTGGGTATATAAAAGATCTAAATGCACTAAATGGCGTAAAGAGCGCTAGTACGCCTAGTACTACTACTTTGACGCTGCTTAGTGCAACCAAGGTAAATGACACTTTAGTACTTAAGTTTAATACAAAAATCGATACTGCAAAACTAAAAACATCCTTTTTAAAGCAACAAAATACATATAAAAACATTATGGATATCGATGGTAGATTAAATGGTAATCCGCTAACTTATAAAAATTTTATATCTGATTACATTCACATCTCGCAGTATGATAAAAATACTGTTAGAGTTATTTTTTCTGATAAGGTCCAAAAGACTATAAAAGCAAATGCGACAGGCGATCTGCTTGTAATCAGCGCTCAAAATTTTATCTCAAACGAAAATGTAAAAGCACCACTTCATAAAACTAAAAATAAAAATGAAGAAGTGCCACACAAAGAGCCTGAGCCAAATTTAAAGCCGCAGCCTGCACAAAGTGAGCCAGTGACAGCACCTTTGCCACCAGTTGCGACTGGTAAATTTTCACGCAACAAAACGATCGTCATCGATCCGGGTCATGGCGGCACAGACCCTGGCGCGGTAAATGGCAAACTGCAAGAAAAAACAGCCGTTTTAGGTGTAGCCAAAAAGCTTGGCGACATACTAAAAGCGCGTGGCTACAAGGTCTTTTTTACCAGGTCAACCGATGTCTTTATAAATTTAAGAACAAGAACAAAATTTGCAAATGATAAGATGGCTGATCTATTTGTTTCCATTCACGCAAATGCCGCTCCAAATGCCACAAAGGCAAAGAGCATGCACGGCATTGAGACATTTTTCTTATCGCCTGCAAGAAGTGAACGTAGTAAAAACGCGGCCGCGCTTGAAAATAAATCAGACATCGAAGAGATGAATTACTTTTCACAGCAGACATTTTTAAATGTACTAAATCGCGAGAAGATCATCGCCTCAAACAAGCTTGGCATCGATATCCAAAAAGAAATTTTAGCAAGTGCCAGAAAAGTCTATGCTGCAAGTGATGGCAGTGTGAGAGAGGCGCCGTTTTGGGTACTTGTTGGTGCTCTTATGCCAGCAGTTCTTGTTGAGATCGGCTATATCACGCATCCAGTTGAGGGTGAAAAGCTCTTTAATGATGCATATCAAAACGCCCTTGCAAACGGCATAGCAAACGGCATAGATGGATATTTCGCAAAAAATAGATGA
- the tyrS gene encoding tyrosine--tRNA ligase, with the protein MQDIAEILQEIKRGVAEIIDFERVENLIKNYYEKGENFYVKAGFDPTAPDLHLGHTVVLNKMALLQKHGAIVQFLIGDFTAQIGDPTGKSVTRKKLDQETVLKNAKTYEEQVFKILDPKKTVIMFNSKWSNELGAAGMIELTSTFSVARMLERDDFEKRIKSGSPISICEFMYPLLQGYDSVAMKCDIEMGGTDQKFNLLMGRTLQRIYNVGKEQAVIMMPLLEGLDGVNKMSKSLGNYIGVTENANDMFAKTLSISDELMWRWYELLSTKSLGEIENLMNDVKNGKYHPKKAKEDLAYEITARYHGEEAAKTAMAEFNSVHSQNQLPTDIKEFSLKAPVWIVEALSQCELSESNSQARRDIKANAVSINQEKISDEQLKLEAGEYILQVGKRKFAKVKVE; encoded by the coding sequence ATGCAAGATATAGCTGAAATTTTACAAGAGATAAAACGCGGTGTTGCCGAGATTATTGACTTTGAAAGAGTTGAGAATTTAATAAAAAACTATTATGAAAAAGGTGAAAATTTCTATGTAAAGGCTGGTTTTGATCCAACTGCTCCAGACCTTCACTTAGGTCACACAGTCGTTTTAAACAAGATGGCACTTCTTCAAAAGCATGGTGCGATCGTGCAGTTTTTGATAGGCGACTTCACTGCTCAAATAGGCGATCCAACCGGTAAATCAGTAACTAGAAAAAAGCTAGATCAAGAGACAGTTTTAAAAAATGCCAAAACTTATGAAGAGCAAGTTTTTAAAATTTTAGATCCAAAAAAAACCGTGATAATGTTTAACTCAAAATGGTCAAATGAGCTTGGAGCTGCCGGAATGATAGAGCTAACTAGCACATTTTCAGTCGCTAGAATGCTAGAGCGCGATGATTTTGAAAAAAGGATAAAATCTGGCAGTCCAATTTCAATTTGTGAATTTATGTATCCGCTTCTTCAAGGTTATGATAGCGTTGCTATGAAGTGCGATATCGAGATGGGCGGTACGGATCAGAAATTTAACCTTCTAATGGGCAGAACTTTGCAGAGAATTTATAACGTCGGCAAAGAGCAAGCTGTAATCATGATGCCACTTCTTGAGGGGCTTGATGGTGTAAATAAGATGAGCAAAAGTCTTGGAAACTATATCGGCGTAACCGAAAATGCAAATGATATGTTTGCAAAGACGCTTAGTATAAGCGATGAGCTAATGTGGCGTTGGTACGAGCTTTTAAGTACAAAAAGCCTTGGCGAGATAGAAAATTTAATGAACGATGTAAAAAACGGCAAGTATCATCCAAAAAAAGCAAAAGAGGACCTTGCGTATGAGATAACAGCAAGGTATCACGGAGAGGAAGCTGCAAAAACTGCGATGGCTGAGTTTAATAGCGTGCACTCTCAAAATCAGCTCCCAACTGATATCAAAGAATTTAGCTTAAAAGCACCAGTTTGGATCGTGGAAGCTCTATCGCAGTGTGAGCTAAGTGAGTCAAATTCTCAAGCAAGACGCGACATAAAGGCAAATGCGGTTAGCATTAATCAAGAAAAGATTAGCGATGAGCAGTTAAAATTAGAGGCAGGTGAATATATCTTGCAAGTAGGAAAGCGTAAATTTGCAAAAGTAAAGGTTGAATAG
- a CDS encoding DNA-directed RNA polymerase subunit omega produces MRTEQITARALKQVGDDRYKLSLIVAKRAEALANGAVVLVEADTSKMKFADIALLEVAEGKIGLEAIVEGK; encoded by the coding sequence ATGAGAACAGAACAAATAACAGCAAGAGCGTTAAAACAAGTTGGTGATGATAGATATAAACTTTCACTTATCGTAGCAAAGCGTGCAGAAGCACTAGCAAATGGAGCAGTAGTACTTGTAGAAGCCGATACTTCAAAGATGAAATTTGCTGACATTGCGCTACTTGAAGTAGCTGAGGGCAAAATAGGCTTAGAGGCAATAGTTGAAGGAAAATAG
- the mnmC gene encoding bifunctional tRNA (5-methylaminomethyl-2-thiouridine)(34)-methyltransferase MnmD/FAD-dependent 5-carboxymethylaminomethyl-2-thiouridine(34) oxidoreductase MnmC, producing the protein MKNANLSFKGQIPFNEEFGDIYFNTDKPWLESEFVFASALDEIWQSKDSFIVAETGFGAGLNFFTLCKKFKGSNKKLHFVSIEKSPIKKEDILKIYENLGIFKAYARKLVSLYPPLISGIHRINFAPNITLNLCYGEAKEILPELDFIADIWFLDGFAPSKNGSIWSEEIFRQIARLSKVGTIARTYSCAKMVKDGLKGAGFLLSLKEGYARKRQMSSAVLEKKDENLKDAWFARCEPLAKPKNKTALIIGAGVAGLATASELAKNGFKVVIAEAKDEVATNGSGNHCGALMPLVTKPGVNLGRMHLNAFLQAVRFYKATLPKSLIKFNGCIDYAFDDELTKRYGSWQTQSVEDIFKFDENLKPYPGIFIKEAAYARPREICKFLSCSFEILFNHEYESRAHLQNGKISVKFKNGKNLETDILVFCTGSKSSEIFKGYDMQISSVRGQVTHLKPVLKNAMPLSAKGYICPAVKGVQVIGATYARNEICDTPKVEDNAKNLSDVSEFFDTTKAAIIGSRVGYRSYSGDRFPIIGALHDEEFYKQNYKGLFWSKNKDNNPKASYEKNVFVNFAHGSRGLCTAILGANLVADLVLDRPLCIERSLFHELHPARFLIRKLKKGLKL; encoded by the coding sequence ATGAAAAATGCAAATTTAAGCTTTAAAGGGCAAATTCCATTTAACGAGGAGTTTGGTGACATCTACTTTAATACCGATAAACCTTGGCTTGAGAGTGAATTTGTCTTTGCAAGTGCACTTGATGAAATTTGGCAGAGCAAAGACAGTTTCATAGTTGCTGAGACTGGCTTTGGTGCTGGGCTAAATTTCTTTACGCTTTGTAAGAAATTTAAAGGTAGTAATAAAAAACTTCACTTTGTTAGCATCGAAAAAAGCCCTATTAAAAAAGAAGATATTTTAAAAATTTATGAAAATTTAGGCATTTTTAAAGCTTATGCTAGAAAGCTGGTTTCGCTCTATCCGCCGCTAATCTCAGGCATACACCGTATAAATTTTGCACCAAATATCACACTTAATCTTTGCTACGGCGAGGCTAAAGAAATTTTACCTGAGCTTGATTTTATTGCCGACATCTGGTTTCTAGACGGCTTTGCTCCAAGTAAAAATGGCTCAATCTGGAGCGAAGAAATTTTTAGGCAGATCGCAAGACTAAGCAAGGTTGGCACGATTGCTAGAACCTACTCGTGTGCAAAAATGGTAAAAGACGGGCTAAAGGGCGCTGGCTTTTTGCTAAGCCTAAAAGAGGGTTACGCTAGAAAACGCCAGATGAGTAGCGCCGTGCTAGAGAAAAAAGATGAAAATTTAAAGGATGCTTGGTTTGCAAGATGCGAGCCACTGGCTAAGCCAAAAAACAAAACAGCGCTTATCATAGGAGCTGGCGTGGCTGGACTTGCAACAGCTAGCGAGCTAGCTAAAAATGGCTTTAAGGTTGTGATCGCTGAGGCAAAGGATGAAGTGGCTACAAATGGCTCAGGCAATCACTGTGGTGCTTTGATGCCGCTAGTTACCAAGCCTGGTGTAAATTTAGGTCGCATGCATTTAAACGCATTTTTGCAAGCAGTGAGATTTTACAAGGCAACTTTGCCAAAAAGCCTTATCAAATTTAATGGCTGCATAGACTACGCATTTGATGATGAGCTCACTAAAAGATATGGCTCGTGGCAAACTCAAAGCGTAGAGGATATTTTTAAATTTGATGAGAACTTGAAGCCATATCCTGGGATATTTATAAAAGAGGCAGCATACGCTAGACCAAGAGAAATTTGTAAATTTTTATCATGTAGTTTTGAAATTTTATTTAATCACGAGTATGAGAGTAGGGCACATCTACAAAACGGCAAGATCAGTGTTAAATTTAAAAATGGTAAAAATTTAGAGACCGATATTTTGGTCTTTTGCACTGGCAGTAAGAGCAGTGAAATTTTTAAGGGTTACGACATGCAAATAAGCAGTGTCCGAGGCCAAGTCACGCACCTAAAACCAGTGCTAAAAAATGCCATGCCGCTAAGCGCAAAAGGCTACATCTGTCCAGCCGTAAAAGGCGTGCAAGTCATCGGCGCAACTTATGCCAGAAATGAAATTTGCGATACGCCTAAAGTTGAGGATAACGCTAAAAATTTAAGCGATGTAAGCGAGTTTTTTGACACCACAAAAGCCGCCATTATCGGCTCACGTGTGGGATATAGGAGCTATAGTGGAGACAGATTTCCGATAATTGGCGCCTTGCATGATGAGGAATTTTACAAGCAAAACTACAAAGGGCTATTTTGGAGCAAAAATAAAGATAACAATCCAAAAGCAAGCTACGAAAAAAATGTCTTTGTAAATTTTGCTCACGGCTCGCGAGGTCTTTGCACAGCTATACTTGGAGCAAATTTGGTAGCTGATCTTGTACTTGATCGACCACTTTGCATAGAAAGATCGCTATTCCACGAGCTTCATCCAGCTAGATTTTTGATAAGAAAACTAAAA
- a CDS encoding nitronate monooxygenase: MELKPLKIGKYEIKYPIFQGGMGLGISWDKLAGNVSLEGGLGIISSVGTGYYENRKFINKELNAKPFGSENFYSTRGLRAIIENARKICGDLPLGVNIMYAANDYARVVKDACEAGINIIVSGAGLPTNLPEFTQNFKEVALVPIISSAKALKIICKRWLQRYDRLPDAVVLEGPLSGGHQGFTYEQCLDPEFSLFNLIPQVKAEIKEWGDFPLIAAGGIWDKNDIEKAISLGADGVQMGTRFIGTHECDADIGFKEVILAAEEKDIELIKSPVGYPARGIRTNLINLVEKRMGPKIQCISNCVSPCQRGKGAKEVGYCIADRLFDSFSGKKETGLFFTGANGYKLKELISVKELMHKLVHGE; encoded by the coding sequence ATGGAGTTAAAGCCATTAAAAATAGGAAAATATGAGATAAAATATCCGATATTTCAAGGCGGTATGGGACTTGGTATCAGCTGGGATAAACTAGCTGGCAATGTCAGCCTAGAAGGCGGTCTTGGAATAATCAGCTCAGTTGGTACAGGATATTATGAAAATCGTAAATTTATAAATAAAGAGCTAAATGCAAAGCCATTTGGAAGTGAGAATTTCTACTCAACAAGAGGTCTTAGAGCAATTATTGAGAATGCACGAAAAATTTGTGGCGACCTGCCACTTGGTGTAAATATAATGTACGCTGCAAATGACTACGCAAGAGTGGTAAAAGATGCTTGTGAAGCCGGCATAAACATCATCGTATCGGGCGCTGGACTACCTACAAATTTGCCAGAATTTACACAAAATTTTAAAGAGGTTGCACTAGTTCCTATTATCTCAAGCGCAAAAGCACTAAAGATCATCTGCAAACGTTGGCTACAAAGATATGATCGCTTGCCAGATGCTGTTGTGCTTGAAGGACCACTAAGCGGCGGACATCAGGGCTTTACTTACGAGCAGTGCCTTGATCCTGAGTTTTCGCTATTTAATCTAATTCCACAAGTAAAGGCCGAGATAAAAGAGTGGGGCGACTTTCCGCTCATCGCAGCCGGTGGAATTTGGGATAAAAATGATATTGAAAAAGCAATATCGCTAGGCGCAGACGGCGTTCAGATGGGTACACGCTTCATCGGCACTCATGAGTGTGACGCGGATATTGGCTTTAAAGAAGTGATACTAGCAGCCGAGGAAAAAGACATTGAGCTTATAAAAAGCCCAGTTGGCTATCCGGCTCGTGGGATTAGAACAAATTTGATAAATTTGGTAGAAAAAAGGATGGGACCAAAGATCCAGTGTATAAGCAACTGTGTGAGCCCTTGTCAAAGGGGCAAAGGAGCTAAAGAGGTTGGATATTGCATCGCTGATAGGCTGTTTGACTCATTTAGCGGCAAAAAAGAGACTGGGTTATTTTTCACGGGAGCAAATGGATATAAGCTAAAAGAGCTAATAAGCGTAAAAGAGCTAATGCACAAGCTGGTACATGGTGAATGA